From a single Vibrio tubiashii genomic region:
- a CDS encoding AMP-dependent synthetase/ligase: MANLDFHIVKRIRDQIAKGNDRIALKHKVGNVWNGISWKQFGQQVDGLSLALLAHGIRIQDKIGIFSNNMPQWTIADFAALQVRAVTVPIYPTNTAAQSAYILQDADVRVLFVGEQPQFDAAVSIFDQCEQLELIVAMSDDIDVGEHEFAISWQRLIANVDKVHQQELDILLEQANLDDLLTLIYTSGTTGQPKGVMLDYANIGAQLEGHDQRLSLSQSDVSLSFLPLSHVFERAWTFYVLYRGATNCYLQDTMQVRDALSEVRPTVMCAVPRFYEKIFSAIHEKVAKAPFIRKVLFTWAVNMGAKMAVCHQEGRKPSIVLKKSHALADKLVLSKLRALLGGQINFMPCGGAKLDETIGRFFHAIGINVKLGYGMTETTATVSCWDDKCFNPDSIGMAMPGAQVKIGENNEILVRGPMVMRGYYKMPEETAKTFDEHGFLKTGDAGHIDENGNLFITDRIKELMKTSGGKYIAPQMIEGAIGKDHFIEQIAVIADTRKFVSALIVPCYDSLEEYAKELNIKYHDRVELIKHHQVVEMLEKRVNELQQELAKFEQVKKFKLLPKAFSMDAGELTPTQKLRRKVINDKYQDEIEEMYNDKVEKK; this comes from the coding sequence ATGGCCAACCTAGATTTTCATATCGTAAAACGTATTCGAGACCAGATTGCAAAAGGCAATGATCGCATTGCGCTTAAGCATAAAGTAGGCAATGTTTGGAATGGCATTAGCTGGAAGCAGTTTGGTCAGCAAGTGGACGGTTTGTCACTTGCTCTATTGGCTCACGGTATCCGAATTCAAGACAAGATCGGTATCTTCTCTAACAATATGCCGCAGTGGACAATCGCAGACTTTGCCGCTCTGCAAGTTCGTGCGGTGACCGTACCGATTTACCCAACCAACACGGCGGCTCAATCTGCTTACATCTTGCAAGATGCTGACGTCCGAGTGCTGTTTGTTGGTGAGCAGCCTCAATTTGACGCTGCCGTGTCTATTTTTGACCAATGTGAGCAGCTTGAACTTATCGTCGCGATGTCTGATGACATCGATGTGGGTGAACATGAGTTTGCCATTAGTTGGCAGCGACTGATTGCCAATGTAGATAAAGTGCATCAGCAAGAGCTTGATATCCTTTTAGAACAAGCGAATCTTGATGATCTTCTTACTTTGATTTACACCTCAGGTACTACAGGTCAACCGAAAGGCGTGATGCTAGATTACGCCAACATTGGTGCTCAGCTTGAAGGACATGATCAGCGTTTAAGCTTATCGCAGAGCGATGTTTCTCTTAGCTTCTTACCTCTTTCTCATGTATTTGAACGTGCTTGGACTTTCTACGTTTTGTATAGAGGGGCGACCAACTGCTATCTGCAAGATACCATGCAGGTTCGTGACGCCTTGAGTGAAGTACGCCCAACCGTGATGTGTGCGGTTCCGCGCTTTTACGAAAAGATTTTCTCTGCCATTCATGAAAAAGTCGCCAAAGCACCATTTATTCGCAAAGTCTTGTTTACTTGGGCAGTCAACATGGGCGCTAAGATGGCTGTGTGTCATCAAGAAGGACGTAAACCTTCAATCGTACTCAAGAAGTCTCATGCTTTGGCGGATAAGTTAGTGCTATCGAAATTACGAGCACTACTCGGTGGACAAATCAACTTTATGCCTTGTGGGGGCGCAAAGCTAGACGAAACCATAGGTCGTTTTTTCCATGCTATCGGGATCAACGTCAAGCTTGGTTATGGCATGACAGAAACCACTGCGACCGTATCGTGTTGGGATGATAAGTGCTTTAACCCAGACTCGATTGGTATGGCGATGCCAGGTGCTCAGGTTAAGATTGGTGAAAACAATGAGATCTTAGTTCGTGGCCCTATGGTAATGCGTGGCTACTACAAGATGCCGGAAGAGACAGCTAAGACGTTCGATGAGCATGGCTTCTTAAAAACCGGTGATGCAGGTCATATCGATGAAAATGGTAACCTGTTTATTACCGATCGAATTAAAGAGCTGATGAAGACATCGGGTGGTAAATACATCGCGCCGCAGATGATTGAAGGTGCGATTGGTAAAGATCACTTTATCGAACAGATCGCTGTTATTGCAGACACGCGCAAGTTTGTTTCGGCTCTTATTGTTCCTTGCTACGACTCTTTGGAAGAGTATGCCAAAGAACTAAACATCAAATACCACGATCGCGTTGAGCTAATTAAGCACCACCAAGTGGTGGAGATGCTAGAAAAACGCGTCAACGAATTACAGCAAGAACTGGCTAAATTTGAGCAGGTGAAGAAATTTAAACTGCTACCAAAGGCTTTCTCAATGGATGCTGGTGAGTTAACACCGACACAGAAACTGCGTCGCAAAGTGATTAACGACAAATATCAGGATGAAATTGAAGAAATGTACAACGATAAGGTAGAGAAGAAGTAA
- the leuO gene encoding transcriptional regulator LeuO encodes MIDKKESMSAIASYRMESTLRGVDLNLLTVFDAVMQEQNITRAAHNLGMSQPAVSNAVARLKVMFNDELFMRQGRGIQPTQRARQLFGPVRQALQLIRNELPSSVFSPETSTRLFKLAICSPCDMRFAPKIMSTIHELAPNVQLHLDAEFDRQLAERMRYQEIDFVIDYARFDEQGFSSTEIFQDELVVVASKAHPRIQGVVTPDLLVRERHAKLSKVHGQRSFSEQAYRDLDVQAYYEGTSLSNVLYVVGQSELVTIAPRWMVENAANKEQLQVIDFPFENGKISGYLSWHESSEKDKGHIWLRDQLMMICGEVVALD; translated from the coding sequence ATGATTGATAAGAAAGAGTCTATGAGTGCTATCGCTAGCTACCGCATGGAAAGTACTTTACGTGGAGTAGATCTAAACCTTTTAACTGTGTTTGATGCGGTTATGCAAGAGCAAAATATCACTCGTGCTGCACATAACTTAGGTATGTCTCAACCAGCAGTTAGTAATGCAGTTGCTCGCCTAAAAGTCATGTTTAACGATGAGCTATTTATGCGTCAGGGTCGTGGTATTCAGCCAACTCAGCGTGCTCGCCAATTGTTTGGTCCTGTTCGTCAAGCGTTACAACTAATCCGTAACGAGCTACCTAGCTCAGTGTTCTCTCCAGAAACATCAACGCGTCTATTTAAACTGGCGATCTGTAGCCCATGTGATATGCGTTTTGCTCCAAAGATCATGTCGACTATTCATGAACTAGCGCCAAATGTTCAGCTTCACCTTGATGCTGAGTTTGATCGTCAGCTAGCTGAGCGTATGCGTTACCAAGAGATCGACTTTGTTATTGATTACGCACGTTTTGATGAGCAAGGCTTCTCAAGCACAGAAATCTTCCAAGACGAGTTAGTTGTTGTTGCTTCTAAAGCTCACCCTCGTATTCAAGGTGTCGTGACACCTGACCTATTGGTTCGTGAGCGTCATGCTAAGCTCTCTAAAGTTCATGGTCAGCGTAGCTTCTCTGAGCAGGCATACCGCGACCTAGACGTTCAGGCATACTATGAAGGTACAAGCCTGAGCAACGTCCTTTACGTTGTTGGTCAATCTGAACTGGTAACGATTGCTCCTCGTTGGATGGTTGAGAACGCAGCAAACAAAGAGCAGCTACAAGTGATCGACTTCCCATTCGAAAATGGCAAGATCAGCGGCTACTTAAGCTGGCACGAATCAAGCGAAAAAGACAAAGGCCACATTTGGCTTCGTGACCAACTGATGATGATTTGTGGCGAAGTTGTCGCACTAGATTAA
- a CDS encoding MJ1255/VC2487 family glycosyltransferase: MKILYGVQGTGNGHIARARAMSKCLAEAGMQVDYLFTGREESKYFCMEQFGDYQTRRGLTFATDKGRVNYFKTCISNSLWQFWRDVSELDLSRYDLVLNDFEPVSAWAAKKQGVPSISISHQNAFRYSVPLKGASWLDKKVIKHFAPAQHHIGLHWYHFDQPILPPIIHTPSGDTVEEAFVLVYLPFESISDITELLLRFTSQHFVCYHPEVIEPKTIDNIEFMPLSLYSFQLHLQRCKGVIANGGFELPSEALTLGKKLLLKPLTGQFEQVSNVATLEDLGLATCMEILDAAVVRNWLDESSAESVNYPDVAEAIVAWIKQGDWEDKSVLTESLWEKVDFPSYVTNL, from the coding sequence ATGAAAATCTTATACGGAGTGCAAGGGACGGGCAACGGGCATATTGCGCGTGCTAGAGCAATGTCGAAATGCTTGGCTGAAGCCGGTATGCAGGTCGATTATCTGTTTACTGGCCGAGAAGAGAGTAAGTACTTCTGTATGGAGCAGTTTGGTGATTATCAAACTCGACGAGGTTTAACCTTTGCAACAGACAAAGGCAGAGTGAATTACTTTAAAACCTGTATTTCTAACAGCTTATGGCAGTTCTGGCGTGATGTCAGTGAACTTGATTTATCTCGCTACGATCTGGTTCTCAACGATTTTGAACCTGTCTCTGCATGGGCGGCGAAAAAACAGGGTGTTCCATCGATCAGTATTAGTCATCAGAATGCGTTCCGATACTCAGTGCCACTAAAAGGGGCCAGTTGGTTGGATAAAAAGGTGATAAAGCACTTTGCTCCCGCGCAGCATCATATTGGTTTGCATTGGTATCATTTCGATCAGCCTATCTTGCCGCCCATTATTCACACTCCAAGCGGTGATACGGTGGAGGAAGCCTTTGTTCTGGTCTACTTACCGTTTGAGAGTATTTCTGATATCACTGAGTTATTACTGAGATTTACCAGTCAACATTTTGTCTGTTATCACCCCGAAGTCATTGAACCGAAGACAATCGACAACATAGAGTTTATGCCGTTAAGTTTATACTCGTTTCAACTTCACCTTCAGCGCTGCAAAGGGGTGATTGCGAATGGTGGTTTTGAACTTCCTTCTGAGGCACTCACTCTTGGTAAGAAGCTGTTACTCAAGCCATTGACGGGGCAGTTTGAACAAGTGAGCAACGTGGCAACTCTGGAAGACTTGGGCTTAGCGACTTGTATGGAAATCTTAGATGCGGCTGTGGTACGAAATTGGCTAGATGAATCGAGCGCTGAGAGTGTCAATTATCCAGACGTAGCAGAAGCCATTGTCGCTTGGATTAAACAGGGTGATTGGGAAGACAAATCTGTCTTGACGGAGAGTTTATGGGAGAAAGTCGACTTTCCTAGTTACGTCACCAATCTATAG
- a CDS encoding phosphatase PAP2 family protein, protein MRSIEPIAKFDLAFSLFCLQHRFNYPVSRISKAVSHTGDGHLYIAFGVFAYLFAGIEGKLFLLAGLLAFAMELPIYWLAKNSFKRRRPQELCDLVTSFITPSDRYSLPSGHTAAAFLMASITGHYFVDLEVVTLIWATLIASSRILLGVHFLTDVLLGALLGIGCAQLALTIIGS, encoded by the coding sequence ATGCGTTCAATCGAACCTATTGCCAAGTTTGATCTGGCGTTCTCTCTGTTCTGTCTCCAGCACAGATTTAATTATCCTGTCTCGCGTATCAGTAAAGCTGTTTCACATACTGGTGATGGGCATCTATACATTGCCTTTGGCGTGTTCGCGTACTTGTTTGCAGGAATTGAAGGCAAGTTGTTTTTGTTGGCTGGGTTGCTGGCATTTGCAATGGAGTTGCCAATCTATTGGTTAGCTAAGAACTCGTTTAAACGTCGCCGCCCGCAAGAGTTGTGCGACTTAGTGACCTCGTTTATCACTCCTTCAGATCGTTACAGTCTTCCTTCTGGCCATACTGCTGCTGCTTTTCTTATGGCTTCAATCACAGGTCATTACTTCGTTGATCTGGAAGTCGTCACGCTTATCTGGGCAACCTTGATAGCCAGTTCACGTATTTTGCTTGGCGTGCACTTTCTGACGGATGTTTTGTTAGGGGCTTTGCTTGGTATTGGTTGTGCTCAATTAGCATTAACCATAATCGGGAGTTGA
- the leuA gene encoding 2-isopropylmalate synthase: MNDQVIIFDTTLRDGEQALSASLTVKEKLQIAYALERLGVDVIEAGFPVSSPGDFESVQTIARNIKNSRICGLSRAVAKDIDAAAEALKVAEQFRIHTFISTSTVHVQDKLRRSYDDVVEMGVKAVKHARQYTDDVEFSCEDAGRTPIDNLCRMVEAAIDAGANTINIPDTVGYTVPNEFGGIIHTLFNRVPNIDKAIISVHCHDDLGMSVANSIAAVQAGARQIEGTINGIGERAGNCSLEEIAMIIKTRQELLGVHTGLKHDEIHRTSKLVSQLCNMPIQDNKAIVGANAFSHSSGIHQDGMLKNKNTYEIMTPESIGLKNQALNLTSRSGRAAVKSHMDTMGYKEDEYNLDALYEDFLKLADRKGQVFDYDLEALMHFSNLREEDDFYKLNYLSVQSGSVMATTSIKLQCGDEEQSEAAVGNGPVDALYQCIYRVTGYDIVLDKFDLTAKGEGEDGLGQADIIANYKGRKYHGTGVSTDIVEASGQALLHVINSIHRADKIAEIKQKKIETV, encoded by the coding sequence ATGAACGATCAAGTCATTATTTTCGACACCACTTTGCGTGATGGCGAACAAGCGTTGTCAGCAAGCTTGACGGTTAAAGAAAAACTGCAAATTGCCTACGCACTTGAAAGGCTCGGCGTTGATGTGATTGAAGCAGGTTTTCCTGTTTCATCGCCTGGTGATTTTGAATCTGTCCAGACCATTGCGCGCAACATCAAAAACAGCCGAATCTGTGGTCTTTCGCGTGCCGTTGCGAAAGATATTGATGCCGCAGCTGAAGCGCTAAAAGTTGCTGAACAGTTCCGTATCCATACCTTTATTTCTACTTCCACAGTTCATGTCCAAGACAAGCTTCGCCGTAGCTACGATGACGTAGTTGAAATGGGCGTTAAAGCGGTTAAGCATGCTCGCCAATACACCGACGACGTTGAGTTTTCGTGTGAAGATGCAGGTCGTACACCAATCGACAATTTGTGTCGTATGGTTGAAGCTGCGATTGACGCTGGCGCAAACACCATCAATATTCCTGATACTGTTGGCTACACAGTCCCTAACGAATTTGGCGGTATCATCCATACTCTATTTAACCGCGTACCGAACATCGACAAAGCGATCATCTCAGTACACTGTCATGATGACTTAGGTATGTCTGTTGCTAACTCAATTGCCGCAGTACAAGCAGGTGCGCGACAAATCGAAGGAACCATTAACGGAATCGGTGAACGTGCTGGTAACTGTTCTTTGGAAGAGATCGCGATGATCATCAAGACTCGCCAAGAGCTATTAGGTGTTCATACCGGCCTTAAACACGATGAAATCCATCGTACCAGTAAGTTGGTCAGCCAACTTTGTAATATGCCGATTCAGGACAACAAGGCTATCGTAGGTGCTAACGCATTCAGCCACTCTTCAGGTATTCACCAAGATGGCATGCTAAAGAACAAGAACACCTACGAAATCATGACGCCTGAGTCTATCGGCCTTAAGAACCAAGCACTAAACCTAACCAGTCGTAGTGGTCGCGCAGCTGTGAAAAGCCACATGGATACCATGGGCTACAAAGAAGATGAGTACAACCTAGATGCCTTGTATGAAGACTTCTTGAAGCTAGCCGACCGTAAGGGCCAAGTTTTCGATTACGATTTAGAAGCCTTGATGCATTTCTCAAATCTTCGCGAAGAAGATGATTTCTACAAACTTAACTACCTAAGCGTTCAGTCAGGTAGTGTCATGGCGACAACCAGTATCAAACTGCAGTGTGGTGATGAAGAACAATCAGAAGCCGCTGTGGGTAATGGTCCGGTCGATGCGCTTTACCAGTGTATCTATCGAGTAACCGGATATGATATTGTGCTAGATAAGTTTGATTTAACGGCAAAAGGGGAAGGTGAAGACGGTCTAGGTCAAGCCGATATCATCGCCAACTATAAAGGCCGTAAGTACCATGGTACAGGTGTTTCAACCGATATTGTTGAAGCATCAGGTCAAGCACTACTGCACGTAATCAATAGCATCCATCGTGCAGATAAGATTGCTGAAATCAAACAGAAAAAAATCGAAACCGTATAG
- the leuB gene encoding 3-isopropylmalate dehydrogenase: protein MTDKTYKIAVLPGDGIGPEVMAQAHKVLDAIEKKHAIEFARDEHDVGGIAIDNHGCPLPESTVKACEESDAVLFGSVGGPKWEHLPPNDQPERGALLPLRKHFQLFCNLRPAQIHQGLEAFSPLRADISGNGFDIVVVRELTGGIYFGQPKGREGEGPNEKAFDTEVYHRFEIERIAKIAFESARLRRKKVCSIDKANVLQSSILWREVVEEIAKDYPDVELSHMYIDNATMQLIKDPAQFDVMLCSNIFGDIISDECAMITGSMGMLPSASLNESKFGLYEPAGGSAPDIAGKNIANPVAQILSAALMLRYSLGEEAAAQDIEAAVSKALSAGELTGDLSGDKPALSTSEMGHKIAEYILNS, encoded by the coding sequence ATGACAGACAAAACTTACAAAATTGCCGTTTTACCAGGAGATGGCATTGGCCCAGAAGTAATGGCTCAGGCACATAAAGTACTGGATGCGATCGAGAAGAAGCACGCTATCGAATTCGCTCGTGATGAACACGACGTAGGTGGCATCGCGATTGATAATCATGGCTGCCCGTTACCAGAATCGACAGTGAAAGCATGTGAAGAATCTGATGCTGTGCTTTTTGGCTCTGTAGGCGGTCCGAAATGGGAACACCTGCCACCAAACGATCAGCCTGAGCGTGGTGCCCTACTTCCGCTACGTAAGCACTTCCAACTGTTCTGTAATCTACGTCCTGCTCAAATCCACCAAGGCCTAGAAGCTTTCTCACCACTACGCGCAGATATCTCTGGTAACGGTTTTGATATTGTCGTGGTTCGTGAACTGACTGGCGGTATCTATTTCGGTCAGCCAAAAGGTCGTGAAGGTGAAGGTCCAAACGAGAAAGCGTTCGATACTGAGGTCTACCATCGTTTTGAGATTGAGCGCATTGCTAAGATAGCATTCGAATCAGCGCGTTTACGTCGCAAGAAAGTGTGCTCTATCGATAAAGCGAACGTACTTCAGAGCTCAATTCTATGGCGTGAAGTGGTCGAAGAGATCGCTAAAGATTACCCAGATGTAGAGCTATCACATATGTATATCGATAACGCAACTATGCAGCTAATCAAAGATCCTGCACAGTTTGACGTTATGCTTTGTTCAAACATCTTCGGCGATATCATCTCTGACGAGTGTGCGATGATCACAGGCTCTATGGGCATGTTGCCATCAGCGTCGCTAAACGAAAGTAAGTTCGGCCTCTACGAACCAGCGGGCGGCAGTGCTCCAGATATTGCAGGAAAGAACATTGCAAACCCAGTAGCGCAGATCCTATCAGCAGCGCTTATGTTGCGTTACAGCCTAGGTGAAGAAGCTGCAGCGCAAGACATTGAAGCGGCAGTGTCTAAAGCACTATCGGCGGGCGAGCTAACCGGTGACCTATCAGGTGACAAACCAGCACTATCGACCTCAGAAATGGGCCATAAGATCGCAGAGTACATCCTGAACTCATAA